The DNA sequence CAGAGTGGTTAAAGGAATTAGATCCAGTCATGAAAAATTTATTTGAATCGCTTAGGGCATTTTTGTTAGCATTGGGTGATGATGTATCTGAAAGGCAACTCAAGCTCTACATGGCCTATCGTCGAATTAAAAATTTTGCTTCTATAGTTATTCAGAAGAAGTCTTTAATTGTTTATCTTAAGATCAATCCAGAAACAGTGAATTTGGAAGTTGGTTTTTCGCGCGACGTACGTGCGATTGGTCATTGGGCCACAGGGGATTTGGAAATTACTATCCATAGTCAGGAAGACCTTCGCAAGGCTGAGTCGTTATTGGTGAGGAGCTATGAAGAATCGTAATAATGCAGTGATGCTAACAGGGAGGTGGGGCTTGGCAATTGCCAAGCCCCATATTTATGCCAGTTTACTTTCTCTCAATACATACTCAACAACCCCCTGCTTTGGAATTTTCCAAACCCGGCGGTACCGGAACGCCTTCACCTTACCCGATGATAATAAACTATAAGCAGCATTTTTGCCGATGGATAGCATTTCGCATAGCTCTTCTACGGTTACCACGTCGTTATATTGCTCAAACATTATTACATTTCCCCTTTAACTATTTTTTAATAATATGTTCTCGCAGTAATAAAGAGAAAATGTATTAATTAAAATAGGAATACTAAAATATTAAA is a window from the Veillonellales bacterium genome containing:
- a CDS encoding helix-turn-helix domain-containing protein, with translation MFEQYNDVVTVEELCEMLSIGKNAAYSLLSSGKVKAFRYRRVWKIPKQGVVEYVLRESKLA